The genomic stretch AACAAGCAATACAATAACAACAGACGGAGGCGCCGGATATGGAATTTATCTTATTTTTAGCTCAAACTCAAACATAACAAGCAATACAATAACAACAGGCGGGGGTGGTGGTTTTGGCATTTTTCTTTCTTCAAGCTCAAACACATTGCAAAGCAACACAATAACGACAAGCAACGTTAATGGATATGGCATTTATCTTTCTTCAAGCTCAAACTCAAACATAACAAGCAATACAATTACAACAAGCGGAAGCACTGCTTATGGCATTTGGCTTTCTTCAGGCTCAAGCAACAATGCAACAAGCAACATAATAAATGCAACAGGAGTAAATTCAGATGGTGTTTACATCTTTTCAAATTCAGATAACAACATAATTAACTTAAACAACATCTCCAAATCAGGCAGAGATGGAATAAGAATTGGAAATTCAGGAACAAGCCTTCCAGAGCGAAACAACATCACAAACAACATCATTCTAAATTCAACTGGCAGCGGAATCTTAATAAACAATACAAAGACAGCTTCACAATTTATTTACAACAACAACATCTCTTATTCCAGCAATAATTCCATATTCCTGAATAATGCCTCAAACATAACGATAATCGGTGGAAGTTTAGAATACAGCAAAATAGGAATAAATGCAACCAACTCAAGAAATATAACTGTTGCAAATGCCACTTTTGTCGGCAGCACATTGTGGGACTTTTATCTTGAAAATAATTCATATATCACATCGCTTAACAACAGCTTCAACAAAGCCCTGGTGAATGTGACTAATCTGGGCAATGATTACAGCAATTTCACAAATAAGTATTACGTTGACGTCAATGTAACTTGGGCTAATGATTCTGCTGTATCTGGCGCAACTGTATTCGCTTATGAAAACAGCACCGGATCATGGACACAAGAATGGACAGAATCAACAGGAACAAACGGATTCACAGGTAAATGGGCAACTATTGAATACGTGCAGAATGGGACAACAATTGTAAATTACACATCCAACTTCACAGCAAGCTATGGCGCACAGGCAAATTCAACAATAAGGTACATAACCTCATCACAGCAGGTTGATGTGAGGATAAATATGACCCCTCCTCCAGCCACATACTGCGCTGGAAATTACACACAGGGAACTGACTGGACTGTTGACAGGAACATAACATGCGCCAATGAAACGATTTATGTTGATGGGAACATAACAATCCTGAACAATGCCAGTTTGTATCTTTACAATGTTACAATAAACTTCTCTGCCTTTGCAGATGGCTCTAATTTCATAAATAAATCCCCTAATGGTGGTCTTTATATTTATGATTTAGACAGCAATGCTTCAACTCAGGAAGATGCAACTGAGATAATATCAAACAACAGCAATTTTGAGTATGACTTCTGGGTTTGGGGCAATGGATTGAATGACAACTTTACAATGCAGAATTCTTTTGTAAGGGATGCGGGATATTACAATGCTCAATGCGGCGGGGGTTCTGAAAAAATTAGTTGCGGTATTAAGTTATATAATGTGAGTGGTGTTGTTGCTACTGGAAACAACATAAGCGGAGGAAATCAATTTGGAGTATATCTGCGATATTCAACAAACAACAATTTAACAAGCAATGCAATAAATACAACGGGAGCGGATGGTGACGGCATTTATCTTTATACAAGCGCAAACTCAAACATAATACGGGGTAATACAATTACAACAAGCGGGACCATTATTGTTTATGGCAGCAATGGCATTATTCTTGATACAAGCGCAAACTCAAATAATATAACGAGCAATACAATCACAACAAGCGGAAGCTCTGGTTACGGCATTTATTTTGTTGGGAGTTCAACTTCAAATACCTTGCAGAACAACACAATCATAGCAACTAATGGTGGCGGCATCCGTCTTACTTCAAGCCCAAATACAATACAAAGCAATGCAATAACAACAAGCGGAAGCTCGGGCTATGGCATTACAGCAGGCTCAAATAACAACATAACAGGAAACACAATAACAACAAACGGAAGCACTGCTTATGGCATTTATCTTTCTGCAAGCTCAAACAACAACGCAACGAATAATATAATCAATGCAACAGGCTCAAGTACAGACGGGATTTATGTTTTTGGTAATTCAGACAACAACATATTTAACTTAAACAACATCACAAAATCTGGGAGAGATGGAATAAGAATAGCAAACTCTGGAGCAAGCCTTCCAGAGCAGAACAATATAACAAACAACATAATACTCAACTCAACAGAGCATGGAATCTTTTTCACAAACACATTTACAGCTTCTGCATTGCTGCTGAACAACAACATCTCCTACTCAGGCAATGCTTCAATAGCATTGAGCAACGCCTCCAACATCACAATCATCGGAGGCTCTCTGGAATACAGCAGAGTGGGGATTAATGCTTCACAATCAACAAATATAACAATCACAAATACTACATTTGTCTTAAACACATTGTGGGATTTCTACATAACAAACAATTCATGGCTCATAAGCTTGAACAACAGCTTCAACAAGTCTGGAGTCAATATAACTGGCGGCAGTTCCAACACAACCACTTACAATTATTCCAATTTCCAGCAGTATTGGAACGATTCCAATTCAACAGGAACTGCCTTATATTCTGCTGGAATAGCTAATCTTGATAATGGCACTGCTGATAACGATGTTGTATGGGGAGGCACAGGCTCTGTTTCTGCCTTTAAAGGCAATAGCATGTACTGGAAATACAACATTAACTCTTATTCAAACTACATCAATAATACTTTTGTGCAGTTCTGGAACAGCTCAAATACAACAACTGCCTTGTATTCAGCAGGAATGTTTGACACCAAAGGAAACGGCAAGGAAGATTCCATTGTGTTTGGCGGTGTTGGAAAGGTTTATGCTTATAACAGCAGAGGGTATAATATTTGGAACCATACATTCAGCTCTAATTCTGGAGCTATTGTTTATGATATTGAAGTGTTTAACAGAGGAACTGGCTTTAATGACACTATTGCTTTTATTGATAGTGAAGGCTCTGCAAATGGCTCTTTGATTATTTTGGATAAGGATGGGAATAAGTTATGCAATACTGCTGATTTGGGAACTGCTTATTCTATTGCTGTTGGTGATTTTAATGAGGATGGGAATAGGAGTGAGGTTGTGGTTGGTGGTTCTGGAGCTGCTATTTGGACATTTTATTCAAATTGTACACAAATTTGGAATAATTCGTTGCTTAGTGGTGATACTGTTACTGAGGTTGAAACAGGAGATTTGGATAATGATGGCTATTATGATGATATTGCAGTAGTAGATGGAAGTGTAGTTGTAAATGGTTATCTCCAGATTTTTAATGGTTCTGGAGCATCAATATGGAATTCTTCTAATTTTGGGACTCTTCCATTTTCAATTGAAATAGGTGATATAGATAATGTAGCAGGAGAAGATATTTTAATTGACGCTACTTCGTCTGGTAAAATTAATGCCTACAACGGCTCTGGTTTTAATTTATGGAATTTCACAAACCCAACCAATATTATTTATGAAATAAGATTTGGTAATTTCTCTAATAATGGAATAATTGCTTTTGTTGATATTGGACAAGATGCTTTATTTGTTCTAAACGCTTCTGGAAACCAAAGCTGGAATGCTTCTTTAGCTACAAGATATGATACTTATTACTCTTTAGCAATTGGAGATTTGGATAATGATAATTTGGATGATATTGTTATTTCTGCGCAAGATAGTGCTGGAACAGATGAAGTTTTAATGTTCAACAACTCAGGAACTAATTTATGGAACTATACAGTTGGAAATGATATAGGCTCTTTTTATGCAGACGGAGCCCTAGAAATAGCAGACATAGACGGAGATGGAAAGAATGATGTTATAGTTGGCTCTTTAGATAATTACGGCTATGTATTAAGAGCCAACAGAACAACAACCAGAAGCACTGGCTTGGTTTATGACATTGAAGTGTTTAACAGGGGCAATGGCTATAATAATACTATTGCTGTTATTGACAGCGTTGGAAGCGCAGAAGGCTCTTTATTATTATTAGACAGGTATGGGAATAAGATTTGCAACAGCAGTGATTTGGGAACTGCTTATGCTGCTGCTGTTGGTGATTTTAATGAGGATGGGAATAAGAGCGAGATTGTAATCTCGGGGGGATTAGATATTAATACTGGATTTATATATTCATTTTATGGTAATTGTAGTGAAATATGGAACAATACAATAGAGACAAATGCTATTACAGATACGAGAAGTGATGAGATTGAGGCAGGAGATTTAGATAATGATGGGTATACTGATGATATTGTAGTTAGCATAACGGGGATAGCAGGTAATAGTTATTTCTTGGTTTATAATGGCTCTGGAAACCATCAATGGAATAAAAGTAGAATAACATATTCAATAGAAATAAAAGATATTGATGGTGTAGTAGGAGAAGATATTGTAGTTGGTACTTATACCAATAATTATGATATAGAAGCTTATAATGGTTCTGGCTCTTTGTTATGGAACTTCACAGACCCAACCAATACCATTTATGAAATAAGATTCGGCAATTTCTCAAATAATGGAATAATTGCTTTTGTTGATAGTAGTCAAGATGTTTTATTTGTCTTAAACGCCTCTGGAAACCAGAGCTGGAATGCTTCTGTTGGTAGTGATACAACTGATTCTTTAGCAGTTGGAGATTTAGACAATGATGGTTTAGATGATTTGGTTGTTTCAAATACTTCTAATATTATGGCGTTTAACTATTCTGGAAGTGGTTTGTGGAACTATACAGTTGGAGGTGCAATAGGCTCTGATTACGCAGACGGAGCTTTAGAAATAGCAGACATAGATGGAGATGGAAAGAATGATGTGATTATAGCAAGTCAGGATAAGTATGGGTATGTGCTGTATGCCAACAGAACAACAACAGCAATAATATCAAATGATTATTCTAATTTCACAAATCAATATTATGTTGATGTCAATGTAACATGGTCAAATGATTCTGCTGTATCAGGAGCAACTGTATTTGCTTATGAAAACTCTACAGGACCATGGGCTCAGCAATGGACAGATACAACAGCAGACAGCGGATTCACAGGCAAATGGGCTACAATTGAATATGTGCAGAATGGCACTTCAATTGTAAATTACACTTCCAACTTCACAGCAAACTACACAACAAGCGCAAATTCAACAATAAAATACATCACAAGCTCTCAACAGGCAGATGTAAGGCTGCAATCTCAGACAGGAGTTACAACATACTGCGCTGGAAATTATACAGCAGGGCAGGCAACATGGAACATAACATCAAATGTAACATGCGCAAATCAGACAATCTATGTAGCCGGAAACATTACAATCTTCAACAATGGCAGCTTAACCCTTTACAATGTTACAATTAACTTCTCAATGTTCGGAGACGGCTCTAATTTCATCAATAAATCTCCGAATGGCGGCCTTTACATCTATGATTTAGATAATAACGCCTCAACTCAGGAAGATGCAACTGAAATAATATCAAACAACTCTAATTTTGAATATGACTTCTGGGTGTTTGGCAACGGAAACAATGACAACTTTACAATGCAAAACTCAATTACAAGAGGTGCCGGATATACGCCAATAAGGAGCCAAGGCATTCAGCTTTTCAATATCAGCAATGTTAAAGTTACAGGAAATAACATAAGTGATGGAGCAAAATATGGGCTTTATCTGCGGATTGCTTCAGCAAACAACAATATATCGGGAAATTCAATAAATACAACAGGAAGCTCTGGGCACGGTATTTTTCTCGATAAAAGGTCAAATTCAAACATCATTACAAACAACACCATAACAACAAACGGAGATTTAAGCAACAATATCAAAAGCTCAGGAAGCTCAAATACAATCCAAAATAATATACTGGCTACAGGAGACGTTCTTACAACAAGCTCAACTGCAATCCGCCTGGATTCTGGCTCTAATTCCAGCACTATTTTGAACAATACTATTTCAACTCTTGGAAATGAAAGTCATGGGATTTTTATAACTCAAGGCTCAGTTTCTAACAACATTTCAGGCAATACAATCACAACTTATGGAAATTACAGTTATGGGGTATTTATGGGAACGGCTTCAAACTCAAATATTGTAGAAAGAAATTCAATAACAACAGGCGGATATCAGGGAGATGGCATTAGGATTTCAAACAGCGCCAATACAACAAGCCAATACAACACAATAACAACGAACAACAGCAATGGCTTCGGGGTTCATTTGTTGGGAGCTGGCGACAACTTCATTTTAAACAACACAATAAAAACAAGCGGAAGTGATGGTATGGGCATGAGGCTTTCGTCTGAAGCGAAATCAAACAGGATAGAAAACAACACAATAACAACAAATGGAAGCGCAGGCTTTGGGATTTTTTCATCTAATCATTATAACTTGACAATAAAAGGAAACAAAATAACCACTGGGTATACAAATGCTTCTGGAATATGGCTGCAATCAAGCTCGAATGACAGCCTGATAAATAACAGCATTACAACGAACAACAATTCAACTGGAATTTTCTTAGAAAATGTCTTTAATATCAGCATAATTGGAGGGGTTTTTGAAAATAATTCAGTAGGAATTAATTCAAGTGATGGAGCAAATGTCACAGTTTCAAATGCAACCTTCATTAGAAGCTCATTGTGGGACTTTTACATAACCAATAATTCTTGGGTTACGAGTTTAAACAACAGCTTCAACAAGAGCAAAGTCAATGTAACTGGCTCTGCAAGTGATTTTAGCAATTTTACAGTACAATGGTATGTCGATGTAAATGTAACTTGGTCAAATGATTCAGTTGTATCAGGCGCAACTGTATTCGCTTATGAAAACAGCACAGGAAGCTGGATTCGGCAATGGAACGACACAACAGCAGCAACTGGATTCACAGGAAAATGGGCAACAATAGAATATGTGCAGAATGCAACAGTCATTGTGAATTACACATCCAACTTCACTGCAAATTACAGCGATCAAGCCAACTCAACAATAAAATACATAACAAGCAGCCAGCAGGCTGATGTCAGACTGAATTCAACTGCAGCAGCACCTCCTGCAAATGTAACCTTCAACATAACCTTCCTGATCACAAAAACATTATCGCCAGATATGGTAATGGCAGCTTCAACTGAAACAATTAATGTAACAACAACTGTAAAAGTCAACAGGACAACAAACGATATTTCCTTCATAAACATCACAGATGAAATTCCATATGACTTCGTATATGAAAACGAATCAAGAATCTCTGTTCTTTTCATCAATTGGAGCGATGCCGGATCAAACACAATTGACATAACTGCAAATGTAACAAAAACAATAGTTGACTATGCAGGAACAGTAAACACCTGGTTAATCATAAACATCTCAAACATGTCAACTTCTTTGGGATATTACATGACTGAAAACGACAGCATACAGATCAATTACCTGATGAACAGCTCTATGATGAACCCAAACGATACAAGAATTGTCTACACAAATGTTACAGTCAAGGATATTGCGTCAAACGAAGCAGCAGACTTCAAATTGACAAACATAACATCATCTCAAATCGTATTAAGAGGCTACAAAAAAATATCAGTTGATCCAGCTAACCCTCAAAACGTGACAGTTGGCATAGAGATGCAGTCATTAGGTGGAAAATTAACAAGCATCTTATTAGTTGATTATCTGCCAAGTTCAATAACAGCAAAATCAAATTTAGTCGGATTAAACATAACTTATTACAACAAAACTTCAAACAGCTACAAGACATTGACAGAGCCAGAAGATTACAAATTAGGCAATCCTTACAATTCAACGCTGCCAGACGGCCAGCCCGCATCAGTTTTCGCATACAACTTCAGCTACAATTTCACAAATTGGGACGGAACAATATACGAAAATGATTCTATACTGATCAATTACAGCATTGCAATAGCAGGAGGCGGCTCATGGGTATTGCCTGCAATCATAGGCGGCTGGGATCCTCAATATCAGAAGCACATCAAGACAGAGATGTACACCCAGGCAGATGTGCCGAGCTTTGATGTAATCACAAAAGTCCTGACTCCAAAAATAAAAGCAGGAGAAGATGTAAAGGCACTCTTACAAATGCTCAATGTCGGCGGACCAAAAGCAAAAGTTGATGTCTTTGTGACTTACAGCATGAAAACAATGGCTGGAGAATTGATAACAGAAAGGTCGGAAACACTGGCAGTTGTCGAGCAGAAAGAAAAAGAGCTGGTGCTCCCGACTCCTTCAACCATAAAGCCGGGAATGTATACGTTTGAAACTTTTGTCACATACACTGGAAGAGAAGCAGTCTCAACAGATGTGTTTGAAGTTCTCGGGGAAAAAGGATCTGCAGGATTTAATGCACAGTGGCTCATGTTCGGGATATTCGGATTAGTCATGGTTTTAATAGTGATTTTTGTCATAATAAGGACGAGGAAAAAGTAAATGGATAAAATCAAGGCAGCAGAAACAATGAAAATGGGCGCAGATTTAGCCAGCCCTGGCTCTCGTAATTTCCTGCAGCAAAAAACAAAAGACGAGCTTATTGACCTCATCCTTATGCAAAAAGAAGAAAAAGTGCCGATCTCCATTTTCAAAAATGAACTTGGCCCCTTGGAAGCTGTTGTCAAATTTCTGAAAGAAAACAAATCACTCACAATAACGCAGATTGCAGCAAAGCTTAACAGAAGCAGCAAGACAATATGGACAACTTACAACAATGTGAAGGATAAAAAAATAAAGATCAGAGCATCCCAATACTTCATTCCTGTCTCTTTTTTATCCAAGAAAAAATTGTCAATTCTTGAATCAATTGCATCTTATCTCAAGAATGTTGAATCCCTCACATTCCACCAGATTGCTGAGCTGACAAACAGGGATGACAGGACAATATGGACATGCCATCACAGAGCTGTGCTGAAAACAGGGGATAAAAATGAAAAGGCGCATATATGAGTCAGTTTACTATTAAGTAAACATATGTTTACTATAACACAAACAAGGTGAAAACATGGCAAAAAGAGCCGTTTTGAGTTCAATTGCCGATAATGTCGGGAACAGGGCAGTTATCAAGTGATTCGCAGGAAAACCGAGACCCCAATGCGCAGCGGCTTATGTTCGGAATATTCGGGTTAGTTATCGTTTTAATTTTGCAAGAGACTCGGAAACCTCTTTTCTTGCTTGTTCGTAGGAAGGAAACTTGCTTACCAGATTTTTCAAATCTCTTTCATACTCCTCTTTTGAGGGAAATTTTAAGTTGGAAAGTTTTGCATTTTCTTCTTTAAGCTTTTCGTAAATAAGCTTCTTGTCCGCTTCAATATTTTTATTCAAAAGAACCCAAACATCATATAAATCTCTTGCATCTGCCCTGTTTACTAGAGTTCTTATTTTTTCTGCAAGAAGCTCTTTCTCATCCATTGCAGCAATTGTAAAAAGAGGAACATCTGAAAATAGCTTCTGAATAACTTTAACTGCCTTATGCTTGGCTTTTCCTTTATTGAAATCTATTTTTAATGTATTTGTTGAGGCTTGCCTGCCTATAAAAAGAGGGCCCTTAAATCTTGCTTCAATCCTAAAATTTCCTTCAAACTCTTTTTCTGAATAAATTTCATACCCTATATTCAAAAGCTCAAAGTCCTTTAGGCATTTATAAATTATATCCTTAACCCCGTTTATTGAAAGATTTGTGTTAAAATCCAAATCTTCTGATGCCCTTTCCAAGCCAAAACAAATTCTCAGGCATGTGCCGCCCTTAAAAACAAAATTTTCAGGATAGTTTGAGATAGCATTTAAAAAAATATACTGCAGATATTCTTTCTCCTCATAATAAAGGTTTGTTTTTCTTTTTTCTTTTATTGAACTAAGCTCTTCTATTGATATCATTCTGCCCTAGGTATTTACATCTAAAAGCCAGCTTTCATTTAAATTGTTTTTCCTTTTTAAGGTGGGATCAAGAGCTTCATAGCCCTTTCCAATTTTTTTCCTCAGTTTATTAATAAACCTGCTTTTCACATTTAAGGCTTCAAGAATGAAGCCCAATCTTCTTAAAACTGCCTTGTTCCCTGCTTTAAATGCATAATCTATGAGTTTTTTAATATCGATCTCATTTAAGGCAGCTTTCATGCATTTAATTATCTCTTTAATTCCTCCAGAATATTTTGGAAATAATAGAGAGTCTATTATTGCTTTTTCTTTTTCTGCGATAACTACGCCATTCAAGCCCCTGTAGCCGAAAAATCTTTTTTTCGAAATGGTCGCATATTTAAAATTTCCAACATCCCTCGTATATTTCGTTGTTGCTATGAATATTTTTTTTGGTGTTTGGTCGCTAAATCCGTAATAGTTTAAAGCTGTCCAGAAAGAGATATAAGATGGAAAATTAAGATTGGATGCTATAACGAGCTCGTTAACATCCCTGAATGAAAAAAGCCTTTTCCCTATTTTAATTATTATTTTCTTTTTCTTCAGGGATTTTACGAGGTTATATGCCTTTATCTTGTTTATTTTTAACAATAAGCGTAAATCCTTAATCCCGAATAAGAAAAGATTGTTCTTTA from Candidatus Woesearchaeota archaeon encodes the following:
- a CDS encoding HTH domain-containing protein; protein product: MDKIKAAETMKMGADLASPGSRNFLQQKTKDELIDLILMQKEEKVPISIFKNELGPLEAVVKFLKENKSLTITQIAAKLNRSSKTIWTTYNNVKDKKIKIRASQYFIPVSFLSKKKLSILESIASYLKNVESLTFHQIAELTNRDDRTIWTCHHRAVLKTGDKNEKAHI
- a CDS encoding nucleotidyl transferase AbiEii/AbiGii toxin family protein encodes the protein MISIEELSSIKEKRKTNLYYEEKEYLQYIFLNAISNYPENFVFKGGTCLRICFGLERASEDLDFNTNLSINGVKDIIYKCLKDFELLNIGYEIYSEKEFEGNFRIEARFKGPLFIGRQASTNTLKIDFNKGKAKHKAVKVIQKLFSDVPLFTIAAMDEKELLAEKIRTLVNRADARDLYDVWVLLNKNIEADKKLIYEKLKEENAKLSNLKFPSKEEYERDLKNLVSKFPSYEQARKEVSESLAKLKR